Proteins encoded together in one Desulfosporosinus meridiei DSM 13257 window:
- a CDS encoding YlmH/Sll1252 family protein codes for MRHLIDRSVLKYWVDKEARLEAAHLLDQVNLVLSKEFQQVTPFLSFAMRDWIESVLRKEHLAYLAEGGLPDAERVRIIMGAKGDIMKPEQAEISLLSVRATNLRAKLEHHQILGSLMGLGLRRDLFGDIQAGQSGFYVATTLEIVPVLLNQWTEAGREKINVSISEGIPDLLPGLGEERRITVNSSRLDAVIANAFGVSRSMAQEWITQGKVKKSGLGVTKVETEVQPNDLVSCRGHGRVKLLECSNTRKDKIAWQILLFRSQRH; via the coding sequence ATGAGGCATTTAATTGATCGAAGCGTCTTAAAATATTGGGTTGATAAAGAAGCACGTTTAGAAGCAGCTCATTTATTGGATCAAGTAAATTTAGTCCTTAGTAAAGAGTTCCAACAGGTAACTCCATTTTTGAGTTTTGCTATGCGGGATTGGATTGAATCCGTTTTACGTAAAGAACATCTTGCCTATCTGGCAGAGGGCGGACTCCCTGATGCTGAACGGGTTCGCATTATTATGGGTGCAAAGGGAGACATCATGAAACCGGAGCAGGCAGAGATTTCCCTGTTGTCAGTTCGAGCCACTAATCTGCGTGCTAAACTAGAGCATCATCAGATACTTGGATCTCTTATGGGATTAGGCTTACGAAGAGATTTATTTGGAGATATTCAAGCTGGCCAGAGTGGCTTCTATGTTGCAACTACGCTGGAAATCGTCCCAGTTTTGTTAAATCAATGGACTGAAGCCGGGCGGGAAAAAATTAATGTTTCAATATCAGAAGGAATACCGGATCTTCTGCCTGGACTGGGTGAAGAGCGGCGTATAACTGTAAATTCATCACGCCTAGATGCGGTAATTGCTAATGCCTTTGGGGTATCAAGAAGTATGGCTCAAGAATGGATAACTCAAGGTAAGGTTAAAAAGTCAGGTCTTGGGGTGACCAAAGTAGAAACAGAAGTACAACCTAATGACTTAGTATCTTGTCGAGGGCATGGGCGCGTTAAGCTATTGGAGTGCTCCAATACCCGAAAAGACAAAATAGCTTGGCAAATCCTACTTTTTCGGTCACAACGGCATTAG
- a CDS encoding YggT family protein: protein MISILIYAIFVRVILSWFGPKFYPSNNKLVAVLYDVTDPILKPFQRFQFGNAAMRMDFSPIFAILALNVAQWLLWQIF, encoded by the coding sequence GTGATATCTATTCTGATATACGCCATTTTTGTAAGAGTTATTTTGTCCTGGTTTGGGCCTAAGTTTTACCCCTCAAACAACAAATTAGTTGCGGTTCTCTATGATGTAACCGATCCGATCCTCAAACCATTCCAGCGTTTTCAATTTGGCAATGCTGCAATGCGAATGGACTTCTCGCCAATCTTTGCAATCCTTGCCTTGAACGTTGCACAATGGCTGTTATGGCAAATCTTCTAG
- a CDS encoding cell division protein SepF yields MAKLFDKVIGIMGFADEETEEDILEENEREKSVQEEVRTSRKNAQVVSIHTQKQMRVVVMEPNSFEEAQNIADQLKTRRPVIVNLENAEKVLAKRIVDFISGTTYALNGNMQKVGNGIFLFVPNNVDISGEMRDELKDKGMFWQSSKLGRD; encoded by the coding sequence ATGGCCAAATTATTTGATAAGGTTATTGGAATTATGGGTTTCGCAGACGAGGAAACTGAAGAGGATATTCTTGAGGAGAACGAACGTGAGAAAAGTGTTCAGGAAGAAGTTCGTACCAGCCGTAAAAACGCTCAGGTAGTAAGTATACATACTCAGAAACAGATGCGAGTTGTAGTGATGGAACCAAATTCTTTCGAAGAAGCTCAAAACATTGCCGACCAGCTTAAGACCCGTCGGCCTGTAATTGTTAACCTGGAAAACGCTGAGAAGGTTTTAGCTAAACGTATCGTTGATTTTATTAGTGGGACAACTTATGCGTTAAATGGAAACATGCAGAAAGTCGGAAATGGTATATTCTTGTTTGTTCCGAATAACGTCGACATATCTGGGGAGATGAGAGACGAGCTTAAAGACAAGGGAATGTTTTGGCAGAGTTCTAAGTTAGGGAGGGATTAG
- a CDS encoding YggS family pyridoxal phosphate-dependent enzyme, producing MLAKAGIEQRLNEVRRRINQAAERSKRDPSTIRLLAVSKNQPVSSLEEAYRAGQRVFAENRVQEWLEKAPNLPNDCQWHLVGRLQTNKVKYLDDKIAMIHSLDRLPLLEALNIQGERRSIVWTTLVQVNIARDPAKAGLMPEEVADFLSSVGDFPFVRIQGLMTIGALEASMTETQGFFRQLRELRDTLQSRKWPGADLDELSMGMSQDFELAIEEGATLVRVGRQIFGDRE from the coding sequence ATGTTGGCAAAAGCGGGGATAGAACAGCGCTTAAATGAGGTTCGTCGGCGTATTAACCAAGCCGCAGAACGAAGTAAGAGAGATCCGAGTACTATCCGATTATTGGCCGTCTCTAAGAATCAGCCGGTTTCAAGTTTAGAGGAGGCTTATCGGGCTGGACAAAGAGTCTTTGCTGAGAATCGAGTTCAAGAATGGTTGGAAAAGGCTCCTAATCTTCCGAATGATTGCCAGTGGCATCTGGTGGGGAGGCTTCAGACGAACAAAGTAAAATATTTAGATGATAAAATTGCAATGATTCATTCGTTGGACAGGCTTCCATTGTTGGAAGCACTAAATATCCAAGGAGAACGACGCAGCATTGTTTGGACAACGTTGGTTCAGGTTAATATTGCGCGGGATCCTGCCAAAGCTGGACTCATGCCAGAGGAAGTGGCGGACTTTCTGAGCTCAGTTGGTGATTTTCCTTTTGTTAGAATACAAGGGTTGATGACCATTGGGGCATTGGAAGCAAGCATGACTGAAACTCAGGGTTTTTTTCGCCAACTTCGAGAATTGCGGGACACTCTGCAATCTCGAAAGTGGCCTGGAGCCGATTTGGACGAGCTTTCAATGGGAATGAGTCAAGATTTTGAACTGGCTATAGAAGAAGGGGCAACCCTTGTACGTGTAGGCCGTCAGATTTTCGGCGACCGTGAATAG
- a CDS encoding HlyD family efflux transporter periplasmic adaptor subunit, whose protein sequence is MEGRRRKSYFWFWGLIFIMLVGGIGWCYRSSFIAGTIKFATAETGTINHERIVVATFANEELSVLAPISGKVEYLGGDGQRIRRGEQVATIKPEGAAPGTKTSGINQLITAAKGGLFFQQSDGLESILTSENLISMDLNKLLTQTPVAKTTGDTFQTGEVIGKIVNNLIPTMAFLEISDIDELTVGKTMRVTMGKQTISAKILRKSDQPKGVIVQFPYYIDGSAVQRRQDVSWVFRPPTNGVLIPKSALWTKGEELGVFLWSEGIVQFRKVKVLDEDDSMVCIENLPSGIPVVITPRDGLEGLVANVKNI, encoded by the coding sequence ATGGAGGGGAGAAGAAGAAAATCCTATTTTTGGTTTTGGGGTCTAATATTCATTATGTTAGTAGGCGGAATTGGATGGTGCTATCGCTCATCGTTCATTGCAGGAACAATAAAGTTTGCAACTGCTGAAACAGGAACCATTAATCATGAACGGATTGTGGTTGCAACTTTTGCTAACGAAGAATTGTCTGTACTCGCTCCAATTTCCGGTAAAGTTGAATACCTTGGAGGAGATGGGCAACGTATTAGGCGTGGGGAACAGGTGGCAACTATAAAACCTGAGGGGGCTGCACCAGGTACTAAGACTAGCGGAATAAATCAGTTGATAACTGCAGCTAAGGGGGGGTTGTTTTTTCAGCAAAGTGATGGTCTGGAATCCATTCTTACCAGTGAAAACCTTATCTCAATGGATCTGAATAAGCTGTTAACCCAGACCCCTGTGGCCAAAACAACTGGAGATACCTTTCAAACTGGTGAGGTTATAGGGAAAATCGTGAATAACCTTATTCCAACAATGGCCTTTTTGGAGATTTCGGATATAGACGAGCTCACAGTTGGCAAAACTATGCGTGTTACTATGGGTAAACAGACTATTAGTGCTAAAATTTTGCGTAAGTCTGATCAGCCAAAAGGAGTAATCGTTCAATTTCCATACTATATTGACGGCTCAGCGGTGCAAAGAAGGCAGGATGTGTCTTGGGTTTTCCGTCCGCCCACTAATGGAGTGCTTATTCCGAAATCCGCTTTATGGACAAAAGGAGAGGAACTGGGGGTTTTTCTCTGGAGTGAGGGGATTGTGCAGTTCAGAAAGGTGAAAGTCCTTGATGAAGATGACAGCATGGTTTGCATCGAGAATCTCCCAAGTGGTATTCCTGTTGTAATAACCCCTCGAGATGGACTCGAAGGATTAGTTGCCAACGTAAAAAATATCTAG
- a CDS encoding sensor histidine kinase: MSIKWRITGLFLGMTALSLLLFWVGESARLISGRQQIDLGVVLLALLLPAGIVYFYTSQLIRRMEKLHFATQRIARGDFEHIHLSDSSDEIGQFTIELNNLSRHVEMIVQNGTQEAQKMEAILAGMQEGVVAVDHVGRVVLVNAAAERIFERQKTVRELEYLLELTYDTELEQLTRKVLSGQPSASREINIAQRIVQSKINPILSGQGQSRGAVIVFHDVTELRRLEKIRTEFVANVSHELRTPLTSIKGFVETLLDGAAEDPSLRNRFLGIIQGETLRLQRLIEDLMTLARLEGQQNHAISSVKISYVQNAFEIIKPVIQSFAQAKEIQLEVDLPDNLPPLNIGENLLSQLLLNLLENAVKYTAEGRVWLNAQVGPEFLRLEFGDTGCGIPEETLPRIFERFYRVDKARSREQGGTGLGLSIVKHMVEGLGGNISVNSKVGVGTVFTCYLPRAKLK, encoded by the coding sequence ATGAGTATTAAATGGCGAATAACTGGCCTCTTTTTAGGTATGACTGCCCTTTCACTGCTTCTTTTTTGGGTAGGAGAAAGTGCGAGGTTGATTTCCGGTCGCCAGCAAATTGATTTAGGAGTTGTACTTCTTGCGTTGCTTCTTCCGGCAGGAATTGTTTATTTCTACACGAGTCAACTTATTCGACGAATGGAGAAATTGCATTTCGCAACCCAGCGCATTGCCAGGGGAGATTTTGAACATATTCATTTGTCGGATTCCAGTGACGAAATTGGACAATTTACCATTGAGCTTAATAACCTCTCACGACACGTTGAGATGATAGTCCAAAATGGAACCCAAGAGGCACAGAAGATGGAAGCAATTCTAGCGGGGATGCAAGAGGGTGTCGTGGCGGTTGATCATGTAGGGCGGGTTGTCTTAGTGAATGCTGCGGCAGAGAGAATTTTTGAACGGCAAAAAACAGTTCGGGAACTAGAATATCTGTTAGAGCTGACCTATGATACTGAACTAGAGCAACTTACTCGTAAAGTCCTTTCAGGCCAACCTTCAGCTTCGAGAGAAATAAATATTGCCCAAAGGATTGTGCAAAGTAAAATTAATCCTATTTTAAGCGGACAAGGTCAGTCTCGTGGCGCAGTTATAGTATTTCATGATGTAACTGAACTACGAAGGCTTGAAAAAATTCGGACAGAGTTTGTTGCCAATGTCTCTCATGAATTAAGAACCCCTCTAACATCCATCAAAGGATTCGTAGAAACCCTTCTTGATGGAGCTGCGGAGGATCCCTCTTTACGAAATCGTTTTCTGGGAATAATCCAGGGAGAGACCTTGCGCTTACAAAGACTCATTGAAGACTTAATGACTCTGGCACGCCTCGAAGGTCAGCAAAATCATGCTATAAGCTCTGTTAAAATAAGTTACGTCCAGAATGCATTTGAAATAATAAAACCCGTAATTCAAAGTTTCGCCCAAGCAAAAGAAATTCAATTAGAAGTTGATTTGCCTGACAATTTGCCTCCCCTAAACATAGGAGAGAATTTATTAAGTCAACTTCTTTTAAATTTATTGGAAAATGCCGTAAAATATACGGCTGAAGGAAGGGTTTGGTTAAATGCACAAGTTGGACCGGAGTTTCTTCGCTTGGAATTTGGAGATACCGGTTGTGGCATACCTGAGGAAACATTGCCGAGAATTTTTGAGCGGTTTTATAGAGTAGATAAGGCCCGTTCACGTGAACAAGGGGGAACAGGGCTTGGACTTAGTATTGTGAAGCACATGGTAGAGGGATTAGGCGGAAATATCAGTGTGAATTCTAAGGTGGGAGTAGGAACGGTTTTTACGTGTTATTTACCAAGAGCTAAATTGAAATGA
- a CDS encoding response regulator transcription factor produces MATILVVDDEEPILELLRFNLEKEGYLVSVAKDGQEALDIVETEHPDLVVLDLMLPGMDGLEVCRRIRLIPKYQHLPIIMLTAKGEVIDKVLGLELGADDYMTKPFSPRELLARIKARLRRINLPDEVDSQVVRGELRIDVKGFRVYVRGVETELTPKEFELLRVLVAHPGRVYSRDDLLERIWGYEYDGDTRTVDVHVRHLRLKIEKDPSNPDYIETLRGIGYRFKG; encoded by the coding sequence GTGGCGACAATCTTAGTGGTTGATGATGAGGAACCGATCCTAGAACTCTTAAGGTTTAACTTAGAGAAGGAAGGTTATCTTGTTTCTGTTGCTAAGGATGGGCAGGAAGCATTGGATATTGTGGAAACTGAACATCCTGATCTTGTAGTACTGGATCTTATGTTGCCTGGGATGGATGGCCTAGAGGTTTGCCGCAGAATACGTTTGATTCCCAAGTACCAGCACCTACCCATTATTATGTTAACAGCCAAGGGAGAGGTAATTGATAAGGTATTAGGGCTCGAGCTGGGTGCGGATGATTATATGACTAAACCTTTTAGTCCGCGTGAATTGTTAGCCAGAATCAAAGCCCGTCTCCGTCGTATTAATCTGCCTGATGAGGTAGATTCTCAAGTTGTTAGAGGAGAGCTAAGAATTGATGTGAAAGGGTTTAGGGTCTACGTGCGGGGTGTCGAGACTGAATTAACGCCCAAAGAGTTCGAATTGCTACGAGTACTGGTCGCACATCCGGGTAGAGTTTATTCTCGAGATGACTTATTGGAAAGAATTTGGGGATACGAATATGATGGCGACACACGTACCGTTGATGTCCATGTTCGACATCTGCGCTTGAAAATTGAAAAGGATCCCTCCAATCCGGATTATATCGAAACATTACGTGGAATTGGTTATCGATTTAAAGGATAG
- the pgeF gene encoding peptidoglycan editing factor PgeF, whose translation MSWKRQKSSGGLNYLTIPKWQAAGIDLGFSTRVGGMSKVPYNSFNLGLHVGDDPKVVLENRKCWFNHWGVPSDRVAVGEQVHGTNVIWVTEEDGGRGANELETAIPSVDGLLTQSTLGLMAFFADCVPLYFYYPNLEAVGIVHAGWKGTVNKIGLKALEYFEKAGGQTESAWVAIGPSIGPSCYLVDERVAEEFRLNYDKTTFLYPQEDGHYLLNLWEANKMLCLAKGVHPENIDIAAVCTASNPEWFFSHRRDGARTGRMAGWIRMRHTK comes from the coding sequence ATGAGCTGGAAGCGACAAAAAAGTAGTGGAGGCTTAAACTATCTCACCATACCCAAGTGGCAAGCTGCGGGTATTGACTTAGGGTTTTCAACTCGAGTGGGTGGGATGAGTAAAGTACCCTACAACTCTTTCAATTTAGGGCTACATGTTGGGGATGATCCTAAGGTGGTTTTGGAAAATCGGAAATGCTGGTTTAACCACTGGGGGGTTCCTTCTGATAGAGTTGCAGTAGGAGAACAGGTTCATGGTACAAATGTTATTTGGGTTACAGAAGAGGATGGCGGTCGAGGAGCTAATGAATTAGAAACTGCTATTCCAAGTGTTGACGGGTTGCTGACCCAGAGTACTTTGGGGTTAATGGCTTTTTTTGCGGACTGTGTTCCGCTCTATTTCTACTACCCCAATCTTGAGGCCGTAGGGATTGTGCATGCCGGTTGGAAAGGTACTGTGAATAAAATTGGTCTGAAGGCTTTAGAGTACTTTGAAAAAGCCGGCGGACAAACTGAAAGTGCTTGGGTGGCAATCGGCCCGAGTATCGGTCCCAGTTGTTACCTAGTCGATGAACGGGTAGCTGAGGAGTTTCGTCTGAATTATGATAAGACGACCTTTCTCTATCCTCAAGAGGATGGACACTACTTGCTTAATCTATGGGAAGCGAACAAAATGTTGTGCTTAGCAAAAGGAGTACACCCAGAAAATATTGATATTGCAGCAGTCTGCACTGCGAGCAATCCTGAATGGTTTTTCTCTCATCGGCGAGATGGTGCCCGAACGGGGCGAATGGCGGGATGGATCAGAATGCGACACACCAAGTGA
- a CDS encoding YlmC/YmxH family sporulation protein yields the protein MRVSDLRLLDIVNVKDGRRLGPIKDLDLDLERGVVKGVIVPGPSRSWGLFGSGKTEDFFVPWDHVKKIGVDVILVDVNDLPEFNTENDDRR from the coding sequence ATGCGAGTATCAGACTTAAGATTGTTAGATATTGTGAATGTTAAAGACGGGCGAAGGTTAGGGCCGATTAAAGATCTAGATCTTGATTTAGAACGAGGTGTTGTCAAAGGGGTTATCGTACCCGGACCTTCGCGCAGTTGGGGACTTTTTGGTAGCGGAAAGACTGAAGATTTTTTTGTCCCTTGGGATCATGTCAAAAAGATAGGGGTAGACGTTATTCTAGTGGATGTTAACGATTTACCTGAATTTAATACTGAAAATGATGATCGTCGATAA
- the sigG gene encoding RNA polymerase sporulation sigma factor SigG produces the protein MALNKVEICGVNTSKLPVLSSAKMKELFVIYQAGNRSARDKLIHGNLRLVLSVIQRFTNRGEYVDDLFQVGCIGLMKAIDNFDLGQNVKFSTYAVPMIIGEIRRYLRDNNPIRVSRSLRDIAYKALQVRDQLVSERSCEPTVAEIAKKLSLPREDVVFALDAIQEPISLFEPIYHDGGDPIFVMDQIGDDKQSDNGWVEGLAVREALRRLSEREKLILSLRFFQGKTQMEVADEIGISQAQVSRLEKAAMQHMRKFV, from the coding sequence TTGGCATTGAATAAAGTTGAGATTTGTGGAGTAAATACCTCAAAATTGCCTGTATTATCTAGCGCAAAAATGAAAGAACTCTTCGTAATTTATCAAGCTGGAAATCGCAGTGCTCGAGATAAACTAATCCATGGGAATCTCCGCCTTGTTCTGAGTGTGATTCAACGGTTTACGAATCGTGGAGAATATGTGGATGACCTCTTTCAAGTTGGCTGTATCGGACTAATGAAAGCGATTGACAATTTTGATCTTGGTCAGAATGTAAAGTTTTCTACATATGCAGTTCCTATGATAATTGGGGAAATACGTCGTTATTTAAGGGATAACAATCCAATTAGAGTTAGCAGATCCTTAAGGGATATCGCTTATAAGGCTTTGCAAGTAAGGGACCAGTTAGTGAGTGAACGGTCCTGTGAGCCAACTGTTGCTGAAATCGCCAAGAAACTCTCGCTGCCTCGGGAAGATGTTGTTTTTGCCTTAGATGCTATCCAGGAACCAATTTCTTTATTCGAGCCGATTTACCATGATGGCGGCGACCCGATCTTCGTGATGGATCAGATAGGAGATGACAAGCAGTCAGACAATGGATGGGTTGAAGGACTTGCCGTACGAGAGGCGTTACGTCGACTCAGCGAACGAGAAAAACTCATCTTGTCCTTGCGATTTTTTCAGGGAAAGACACAAATGGAGGTTGCTGATGAGATTGGGATTTCTCAAGCACAGGTTTCCCGTCTTGAGAAGGCAGCCATGCAGCATATGCGTAAGTTTGTGTGA
- the sigE gene encoding RNA polymerase sporulation sigma factor SigE: MLLQRIFGVSGIYYVGSSEALPPPLNSDEEGVLLERLEMGDGSIRDILIERNLRLVVYIARKFENTGIGIEDLVSIGTIGLIKAVNTFDPQKKIKLATYASRCIENEILMYLRRNNKTRSEVSFDEPLNIDWDGNELLLSDVLGTENDIISKPIEEQVDRQLLHLAMGRLTNREKVIMELRFGLDDGVEKTQKEVADRLGISQSYISRLEKRIIRRLRKEFCRLE, translated from the coding sequence ATGCTGCTTCAAAGAATTTTTGGAGTTAGTGGAATCTATTACGTTGGAAGCAGTGAAGCCCTACCCCCACCACTTAACTCAGACGAAGAAGGGGTTCTACTAGAGCGTTTGGAAATGGGTGACGGTTCTATTCGAGATATTTTGATAGAACGAAACCTTCGCCTAGTGGTCTATATTGCTAGAAAGTTCGAAAACACCGGGATTGGAATTGAAGATCTTGTTTCCATAGGAACGATTGGCTTAATTAAAGCTGTCAATACTTTTGATCCTCAGAAAAAAATTAAACTGGCTACCTATGCTTCTCGTTGCATTGAAAATGAAATTTTGATGTATCTTAGACGTAACAATAAAACCCGGTCTGAGGTTTCCTTTGATGAACCTTTAAATATTGACTGGGACGGGAATGAGCTTTTGTTATCAGATGTTTTAGGTACGGAAAATGACATTATCTCTAAGCCTATTGAGGAGCAAGTAGACCGTCAACTTTTGCATCTGGCAATGGGAAGGTTAACAAATAGAGAAAAGGTTATCATGGAATTAAGGTTCGGGCTTGACGATGGAGTAGAGAAAACTCAGAAAGAGGTAGCAGATCGTTTAGGGATTTCCCAGTCCTATATTTCACGGTTAGAGAAAAGAATTATTCGCAGATTACGGAAAGAATTTTGTCGATTGGAATAA
- a CDS encoding sigma-E processing peptidase SpoIIGA — protein sequence MYQISIAQTYLDLAILINGGMDTILLVLLGRLLKLPIRLSRISMAVLLGEIPVVVAYSSLPAWTVLIKWLIPFLMVFVAFPTTRLNAFLKEIVGFWLLSAGLGGFVYASWGWAQFDGGVNKERLILVINRVWILPLGALMWWPLQRLWQRWQEKKSFIGQNIFDLEINFGGDEQGVIQIKALLDTGNHLRDPLTGYPVILLEEEVAARAMPENIKGFLDIPWKDYADPWPLLWNVNPDLVKRLVFIPFQTIDNKSWLLGIRPDSVTCFGAGGTQQIHATVALVRQVLSSEGEYQALLHPEHVQKGGDG from the coding sequence GTGTACCAAATTAGCATTGCACAGACCTATCTTGATCTGGCTATTCTCATTAATGGAGGAATGGACACTATCCTGCTTGTCCTTCTTGGTCGCCTACTCAAACTACCAATTCGTCTAAGCCGGATCTCTATGGCAGTTTTACTTGGCGAAATCCCCGTTGTGGTTGCTTATTCTTCACTACCAGCGTGGACTGTACTCATTAAATGGCTGATTCCTTTTCTTATGGTCTTCGTCGCTTTTCCAACTACAAGATTAAATGCGTTTCTTAAAGAAATTGTTGGCTTTTGGCTCCTTTCTGCAGGCTTAGGCGGATTTGTCTACGCTTCATGGGGATGGGCGCAATTTGATGGGGGAGTCAATAAAGAACGATTAATTCTGGTTATAAACAGAGTTTGGATTCTTCCTTTAGGTGCTCTAATGTGGTGGCCCTTACAGCGCCTTTGGCAACGATGGCAAGAAAAAAAGTCCTTTATAGGACAAAACATTTTCGATCTGGAGATCAATTTTGGTGGAGATGAGCAAGGGGTTATTCAAATCAAGGCTTTACTAGATACCGGCAATCATTTGCGGGATCCATTGACAGGCTATCCTGTAATTCTGCTGGAAGAGGAGGTTGCTGCGAGGGCTATGCCGGAGAATATCAAAGGGTTCTTGGATATCCCTTGGAAGGATTATGCAGACCCCTGGCCATTATTGTGGAATGTCAATCCCGATCTGGTAAAACGTCTTGTTTTCATCCCTTTTCAAACAATTGATAATAAGAGTTGGCTTCTAGGAATAAGACCGGATAGTGTAACGTGTTTCGGCGCCGGAGGAACTCAACAAATTCATGCTACGGTGGCGCTTGTAAGACAAGTATTAAGCTCAGAGGGTGAATACCAAGCGTTACTACACCCAGAACATGTTCAGAAAGGTGGAGATGGATGA